A DNA window from Micromonospora sp. NBC_01739 contains the following coding sequences:
- a CDS encoding RNA polymerase sigma factor: MDTAACEDTALVEAMRRGERAGLEGMYRRYADRLYTYARTMVRDPEAAADAVHDAFLTAGQRIDQLRKSDRLRSWLYAIVRNECLRQLRERSRSLPLDEADEPVVDADDPATGVNAEQVRALVHTAVAALNPGDREVVHLAIRHNLSTADIGAALGVPANHAHARLSRARSQLERALGALLVARTGARDCPTLAGLIDGWQGRLTPTLRKRVSRHIESCAVCGLLRREHLNPAALLSAYTAPAFLVVTDTVWPRLAEVYGTAVPTDPAGAVTAGPTADPALVVDEPSGSQDGGPATERASVADEPSGPAGRKGEGPTTAGGGAVASDGAAVPHGAAHAVRPTSSAKRDRRRRRLAGATALLALLTAFGTWALLSERGTTVRDGAGKPASRTLESPTGKVASASAPPSAAEAETPAADPPPTAAADPRAGNRIVPSDDAEATRTDAPETAPGGVAPAPTVAPTRPPTAPRPTAATQIAAPFTVSVTAHVRCGSDTYSLVVQATGSAALRGAEVSWTPDGGRTSVRALTVDGSVAQGTVGQLRASALTWSVRATAVDGRTAQSPSYPVARPCVRPG, translated from the coding sequence TTGGACACGGCGGCGTGCGAGGACACCGCACTGGTCGAGGCGATGCGCCGCGGTGAGCGGGCCGGGCTGGAGGGCATGTACCGGCGGTACGCCGACCGGCTGTACACGTACGCCCGAACGATGGTGCGCGACCCGGAGGCCGCCGCAGACGCCGTCCACGACGCGTTCCTCACCGCCGGCCAACGCATCGACCAGCTCCGGAAGTCCGACCGGCTACGCTCCTGGCTTTACGCGATCGTGCGCAACGAATGTCTCCGGCAGCTCCGGGAGCGGTCCCGCTCCCTGCCGCTGGACGAAGCCGATGAGCCGGTGGTCGACGCCGACGACCCGGCCACGGGCGTGAACGCCGAGCAGGTACGCGCGCTGGTGCACACCGCGGTCGCCGCACTGAACCCCGGCGACCGGGAAGTGGTCCACCTGGCCATCCGCCACAACCTGTCGACCGCCGACATCGGCGCGGCTCTCGGGGTGCCCGCCAACCATGCGCACGCCCGCTTGTCGCGGGCCCGCTCGCAACTCGAACGAGCGCTGGGGGCGCTGCTGGTGGCTCGCACCGGAGCCCGGGACTGCCCGACTCTCGCCGGCCTGATCGACGGCTGGCAGGGTCGGCTCACCCCGACCCTGCGCAAACGGGTCTCGCGGCACATCGAGAGCTGCGCGGTGTGTGGCCTGCTCCGGCGGGAACACCTCAACCCGGCCGCCCTGCTGTCGGCGTACACGGCACCGGCCTTCCTGGTTGTCACCGACACGGTGTGGCCGAGACTGGCAGAGGTCTACGGGACCGCTGTCCCGACCGATCCGGCGGGTGCGGTCACGGCCGGCCCGACGGCCGATCCGGCGCTGGTGGTCGACGAACCATCCGGGTCGCAAGACGGTGGCCCGGCAACCGAGCGGGCGTCGGTAGCCGACGAACCATCCGGGCCGGCGGGTCGTAAGGGCGAGGGGCCCACGACGGCAGGCGGCGGTGCCGTAGCGTCGGACGGGGCTGCGGTGCCGCATGGCGCTGCGCACGCGGTACGGCCGACCTCGTCGGCGAAGCGCGACCGGCGCCGTCGGCGGCTGGCCGGGGCGACCGCCCTGCTGGCCCTTCTCACCGCGTTCGGCACCTGGGCGCTGCTGTCGGAACGCGGGACCACCGTACGGGACGGAGCCGGCAAACCGGCGTCCCGGACGCTCGAATCACCGACCGGCAAGGTGGCATCCGCCTCCGCGCCGCCGTCCGCTGCGGAAGCCGAGACGCCGGCCGCCGATCCGCCACCGACCGCCGCCGCCGATCCGAGGGCTGGGAACCGGATCGTGCCGTCGGACGACGCCGAGGCCACCCGGACCGATGCGCCCGAGACCGCGCCCGGTGGCGTCGCACCGGCGCCGACCGTGGCACCGACCAGACCTCCGACCGCGCCCCGGCCGACGGCCGCAACGCAGATCGCCGCGCCGTTCACGGTCTCCGTCACCGCTCACGTACGGTGCGGCTCGGACACGTACAGCCTCGTGGTGCAGGCCACCGGCAGTGCCGCGCTGCGCGGCGCCGAGGTCAGCTGGACACCCGACGGGGGCAGGACGTCGGTCCGGGCCCTGACGGTGGACGGATCGGTCGCGCAGGGGACCGTCGGACAGTTGCGCGCGTCGGCGCTGACCTGGTCGGTGCGGGCGACGGCGGTGGACGGCCGCACGGCGCAGAGCCCGAGCTACCCGGTCGCCCGCCCGTGTGTCCGGCCGGGATGA
- a CDS encoding toll/interleukin-1 receptor domain-containing protein has translation MTVPSDRLNVKVFLSHRYRSPAVNLQFFDLIDQVADVQFEVDRGLKATSTTRLERMIRDVEVFAGIYSLSDDPFEHLPAADLVRATRYFKLELDMAMRYRKPSILFIDRRFGNRLQGPPGAVSLRYSAQEILSQGMETARRHLRNEFAMFCRSIGNHTQKLPARDAAAVGLLVPPTGGARDAAAAAVEAFNYAVEVLPWPIALDGGFTAQLQRCDWVLADMSQPSAAAAVAFLRGHGIPVLRIGPMDGPPDVATEELVYGELASHYTKDLIRWSEPELLQVALEERIGQITGEPSLIDNRIDAQDYFRSAAKLNHLVFLSYAKEDHEYADRIGAELGNAFQEVFDYRKPAAIPHGARWLDHMLASLATAAIGVPLLSPNYVASSYCMEEGRRMMDAALSGRMRVFPVLLADSGVDLFSQLEYRRATRMSPTKIVAGIAREVA, from the coding sequence GTGACCGTTCCCAGTGACCGGCTTAACGTCAAGGTTTTCCTCAGCCACCGCTACCGGTCGCCTGCGGTGAACCTGCAGTTCTTCGACCTGATTGACCAGGTCGCCGATGTTCAGTTCGAGGTCGACCGAGGGCTGAAGGCCACGAGCACGACCCGCTTGGAACGCATGATCCGCGACGTCGAGGTCTTCGCTGGCATCTACTCGCTGAGCGACGATCCGTTTGAGCATCTGCCGGCCGCAGATCTGGTGCGGGCCACCCGGTACTTCAAGCTCGAGCTCGACATGGCGATGCGCTACCGCAAGCCGTCGATCCTGTTCATCGACCGCCGGTTCGGCAACAGACTGCAGGGGCCGCCGGGCGCCGTCAGCCTCCGCTACTCGGCGCAGGAGATCCTCAGCCAAGGCATGGAGACGGCACGGCGGCATCTTCGCAACGAGTTCGCCATGTTCTGCCGATCGATCGGCAACCACACCCAGAAGCTCCCGGCGCGCGACGCCGCCGCGGTCGGATTGCTTGTACCGCCAACGGGCGGCGCGCGAGACGCTGCCGCAGCCGCCGTCGAGGCGTTCAACTATGCGGTGGAAGTCCTGCCCTGGCCTATTGCCCTCGACGGTGGCTTCACCGCGCAGCTCCAGAGGTGCGACTGGGTACTGGCCGACATGAGCCAACCGTCGGCCGCGGCCGCAGTGGCGTTCCTGCGGGGCCATGGGATACCTGTCCTGCGGATTGGGCCGATGGATGGACCACCGGACGTCGCAACCGAAGAACTGGTCTACGGCGAACTCGCCTCACACTACACAAAGGACCTTATTCGGTGGAGCGAGCCGGAACTTCTCCAAGTTGCCTTAGAGGAACGGATCGGGCAGATCACAGGTGAGCCAAGTCTGATCGACAATCGGATCGACGCCCAGGATTATTTTCGATCGGCTGCCAAGCTGAACCACCTCGTGTTCCTCAGCTACGCGAAGGAAGATCACGAGTACGCCGATCGAATCGGCGCCGAGCTCGGTAACGCTTTCCAGGAAGTCTTCGACTACCGGAAGCCGGCCGCGATACCGCACGGCGCACGATGGCTCGACCACATGCTGGCCAGCTTGGCGACGGCCGCGATCGGAGTGCCCCTGCTGTCGCCGAACTATGTCGCGAGCTCTTACTGCATGGAAGAAGGGCGACGGATGATGGATGCCGCTCTCAGCGGTCGAATGCGGGTCTTTCCGGTGCTGCTCGCCGACTCGGGCGTGGATCTGTTCAGCCAGCTGGAATACCGTCGCGCCACTCGGATGTCTCCGACCAAGATCGTTGCCGGCATCGCGCGGGAGGTGGCATGA
- a CDS encoding serine hydrolase domain-containing protein, which translates to MPLLPETRRALVHRLATGQVAGRAPSVVAAVVRDARPVWQGGWGTVDGQVPDGDVQYRIGSITKTFLAVLVLRLRDEGRLALTDPLGKHLPGTPTGEATIGALLAHTAGLIADAPGPWWERTPGTLRPDLADVLGSDPLVGPAGQRHHYSNPGYALLGALVQRVRGQAWGGVLRREVLEPLAMTRTTLLPVAPHATGWAVHPWADVLLAEPAVDTGLMAPAGQLWSTTTDLARFAAFLIDGDNRVLHPDTVAQMRNPTSPPEATDWHIGYGLGMQLLRRDGRLLVGHTGSMPGFVATVWVSPDDALGAVVMANVTAGLSAGGLAADLLQTVAEREPRVPAPWRPLPSIDPQLLDLAGPWYWGPAPYLLRPQADGFMELTPLSGGNGTRLRPTGDGGWEGINGYFAGERLRVQRDVSGTVSHLDLGSFVFTRQPYEPATPVPGGVDPAGWQAG; encoded by the coding sequence ATGCCGTTGCTGCCTGAGACCCGACGTGCGCTGGTGCATCGGTTGGCCACTGGTCAGGTAGCGGGTCGGGCGCCGTCGGTGGTCGCTGCCGTGGTGCGTGATGCCCGTCCGGTATGGCAGGGCGGGTGGGGCACGGTGGACGGCCAGGTGCCCGACGGCGATGTCCAGTACCGGATCGGTTCGATCACCAAGACGTTCCTGGCGGTGCTGGTGCTTCGCCTGCGCGACGAGGGGCGACTCGCGCTCACCGACCCGTTGGGGAAGCATCTGCCCGGCACGCCGACGGGTGAGGCCACGATCGGTGCCCTGCTGGCGCACACCGCCGGGCTGATCGCTGATGCGCCCGGCCCGTGGTGGGAACGAACCCCGGGCACGCTGCGTCCCGACCTGGCCGACGTGCTGGGCAGCGATCCGCTGGTGGGTCCGGCCGGACAGCGCCACCACTACTCCAATCCCGGCTATGCGCTGCTCGGCGCGCTGGTGCAGCGGGTTCGTGGCCAGGCGTGGGGTGGGGTGCTGCGGCGTGAGGTGCTGGAGCCGCTCGCGATGACCCGTACCACCCTGCTGCCGGTCGCGCCGCACGCCACGGGTTGGGCGGTGCATCCGTGGGCCGATGTGCTGCTGGCGGAGCCTGCCGTGGACACCGGTCTGATGGCGCCTGCCGGGCAGTTGTGGTCGACCACGACGGATCTGGCCCGGTTCGCCGCGTTCCTCATCGACGGCGACAATCGGGTGCTGCATCCGGACACCGTCGCGCAGATGCGTAACCCGACGAGCCCGCCTGAGGCGACGGACTGGCACATCGGTTACGGGCTCGGCATGCAGCTGCTGCGCCGCGACGGTCGGCTGCTGGTCGGGCACACCGGCTCGATGCCGGGCTTCGTCGCGACCGTGTGGGTTAGCCCCGATGACGCCCTAGGCGCGGTCGTGATGGCCAACGTGACCGCCGGCCTGTCCGCCGGTGGTCTCGCCGCTGACCTGCTGCAGACGGTTGCCGAGCGGGAGCCGCGGGTCCCGGCCCCGTGGCGTCCACTGCCCTCGATCGACCCGCAGCTACTGGATCTCGCCGGCCCGTGGTATTGGGGGCCAGCCCCTTACCTGCTACGCCCACAGGCTGACGGCTTCATGGAGTTGACCCCGTTGTCCGGCGGGAACGGCACCCGGCTGCGCCCCACCGGCGACGGCGGCTGGGAGGGGATCAACGGCTACTTCGCCGGCGAACGGCTGCGGGTGCAACGCGATGTGAGCGGTACCGTCAGCCACCTCGACCTCGGCAGCTTCGTCTTCACCCGACAGCCCTACGAACCCGCCACGCCAGTGCCGGGCGGGGTCGACCCGGCAGGCTGGCAGGCCGGCTGA
- a CDS encoding S8 family serine peptidase — protein sequence MTPAGPRRRSLLRSAIAAATVLTFTATTLPASAAPAEGDILAAGGPTAVAGSYLVVLRDSAVGASAVDTTARTLAARQGGDVNRIYRHALRGFEARLSERSARRLAANPAVASVTQNHTVSVSDVQSPTPSWGLDRIDQRALPLDNSYTYPRVTPAVRAYVIDSGINVAHADFGGRAVSGWDFMEGDADANDCHGHGTHVAGTLGGSTYGVAKAVQLVGVRVFNCNGRGTTAQVLAGVDWVTGDHDPGELAVANMSLGGPAYQPMVDAVQRSIADGVTYVVSAGNENGADACTTTPASVPEAITVAATGPDDARAPFSNIGPCVDLFAPGVDITSAFIDGNTSTRTASGTSMAAPHVAGAAALILANNPTYTPAQVTQALLDNATPGVVTDAGIGSPNRLLHVNSTVPANDFTLTAAPASGTVTPGGTVSTTITGTVTRGAAQPVSLTVSGLPEGVTATFQPSTISSNGSTTLTVSTAATMLAGDYTISVIGTGTDAIRPMAYRLRIDNPPGCVASDGTDRVISEGQNLYAPITITGCPGVAARNSTVEVHLSHANISELDVRLISPSGNWYHLLDHTGGGSKRVDYTFTYDFSSETANGTWQLYVSDNLYQGTGFLDSWTLNLAGVDLPPPACGGIATADVRIPENGTIESPISVADCGRAPSTTSYIETNIGHQYNRDLRLSLITPDGQAFLLKESLVGSYRANAREAFITDLSSKPTAGTWKLRIQNVASYAGMLEGWKLTLDGGPPATTPPPTTPPPTTPPPTTPPPTTPPPTTPPPTTPPPTTPPPTTTPPPTTPPPGGNRSCTAVYTVQDQWNGGFVAQVTVTAGTTALNGWRVTLNLPSGASVVNVWNGVRSGTSGTVTVTNEQYNGQLTAGQSTSFGFQGAGNSSGTTATCTAS from the coding sequence ATGACACCGGCAGGACCACGCAGGCGCTCCCTGCTCCGCTCCGCCATCGCCGCGGCGACCGTACTGACCTTCACCGCGACCACCCTGCCCGCCAGCGCCGCCCCGGCCGAGGGTGACATCCTCGCCGCCGGCGGCCCGACCGCCGTGGCCGGCTCCTACCTCGTCGTGTTGCGAGACTCCGCCGTAGGGGCCTCCGCAGTGGACACCACCGCCCGCACCCTCGCGGCACGGCAGGGCGGCGACGTCAACCGGATCTACCGGCACGCCCTGCGCGGCTTCGAGGCCCGACTCTCCGAACGGAGTGCCCGTCGGCTCGCCGCCAACCCGGCGGTGGCCTCGGTGACGCAGAACCACACCGTGTCCGTGTCGGACGTGCAGAGCCCCACCCCGTCCTGGGGTCTGGACCGGATCGACCAGCGTGCGTTGCCGCTGGACAACTCGTACACCTACCCCCGGGTCACCCCGGCCGTGCGGGCGTACGTCATCGACTCCGGCATCAACGTGGCGCACGCCGATTTCGGCGGGCGGGCCGTGTCCGGCTGGGACTTCATGGAGGGGGACGCCGACGCCAACGACTGCCACGGCCACGGCACCCATGTCGCCGGTACGCTCGGCGGCTCCACCTACGGGGTGGCCAAGGCTGTGCAACTGGTGGGCGTACGGGTGTTCAACTGCAACGGCCGGGGCACCACCGCGCAGGTGCTCGCCGGGGTCGACTGGGTGACCGGCGACCACGACCCGGGAGAGCTGGCGGTGGCGAACATGAGCCTCGGCGGCCCGGCGTACCAGCCCATGGTCGACGCCGTGCAACGGTCGATCGCCGACGGCGTCACCTATGTGGTGTCGGCGGGCAACGAGAACGGCGCCGACGCGTGCACGACCACCCCGGCCTCCGTCCCCGAGGCGATCACCGTGGCGGCCACCGGTCCCGACGACGCCCGCGCACCCTTCTCCAACATCGGTCCGTGTGTGGACCTGTTCGCGCCGGGCGTCGACATCACCTCGGCCTTCATCGACGGCAACACCTCTACCCGGACCGCCTCCGGAACCTCGATGGCCGCCCCGCACGTCGCCGGGGCCGCCGCGCTCATCCTCGCCAACAACCCCACCTACACCCCGGCGCAGGTGACCCAGGCACTCCTGGACAACGCCACCCCCGGGGTAGTGACCGACGCGGGCATCGGCTCACCGAACCGACTGCTCCACGTCAACTCCACCGTGCCGGCCAACGACTTCACCCTGACCGCCGCTCCGGCCAGCGGCACCGTCACGCCCGGTGGCACCGTCTCGACCACGATCACCGGCACCGTCACCCGGGGTGCCGCCCAGCCGGTCTCACTGACCGTCAGCGGTCTGCCCGAGGGTGTGACGGCCACCTTCCAGCCGTCGACCATCTCCTCGAACGGAAGCACCACCCTCACGGTCAGCACCGCGGCGACCATGCTGGCCGGCGACTACACCATCTCGGTGATCGGCACCGGAACCGACGCGATCCGGCCGATGGCGTACCGGCTGCGCATCGACAACCCGCCCGGCTGCGTCGCCTCGGACGGCACCGACCGGGTGATCAGTGAGGGCCAGAACCTGTACGCCCCCATCACCATCACCGGCTGTCCCGGCGTCGCCGCCCGCAACAGCACGGTCGAGGTACACCTCTCCCACGCCAACATCAGCGAACTCGACGTCCGACTGATCTCACCCAGCGGCAACTGGTACCACCTGCTGGACCACACCGGCGGAGGCAGCAAGCGCGTCGACTACACGTTCACCTATGACTTCTCCTCGGAGACGGCGAACGGCACCTGGCAGCTCTACGTCAGCGACAACCTGTACCAGGGCACCGGGTTCCTCGACTCGTGGACGCTCAACCTGGCCGGCGTCGACCTCCCGCCGCCGGCCTGCGGCGGTATCGCCACCGCCGACGTACGGATCCCGGAGAACGGCACGATCGAATCGCCGATCAGCGTGGCCGACTGCGGCCGGGCACCGTCGACCACCAGCTACATCGAAACCAACATCGGTCACCAGTACAACCGAGACCTGCGACTCTCCCTCATCACGCCGGACGGACAGGCCTTCCTGCTCAAGGAGAGCCTCGTCGGGTCGTATCGGGCAAACGCCCGCGAAGCCTTCATCACCGACCTGTCGAGCAAGCCGACAGCCGGCACCTGGAAGCTACGGATCCAGAACGTCGCCTCGTACGCAGGCATGCTTGAAGGCTGGAAGCTGACGCTCGACGGCGGTCCGCCGGCCACCACGCCACCGCCTACCACGCCTCCTCCGACCACCCCGCCGCCCACCACCCCACCCCCGACCACCCCGCCGCCCACCACCCCACCCCCGACCACCCCGCCGCCCACCACCCCACCCCCGACCACCACCCCACCCCCGACCACCCCGCCGCCCGGTGGGAACCGATCCTGCACTGCGGTCTACACCGTCCAGGACCAGTGGAACGGCGGATTCGTCGCCCAGGTCACCGTCACCGCGGGAACCACCGCGCTCAACGGCTGGCGGGTCACCCTCAACCTGCCAAGCGGCGCGTCGGTGGTCAACGTCTGGAACGGCGTCCGCAGCGGTACGAGCGGCACCGTCACCGTCACGAACGAGCAGTACAACGGACAACTGACCGCGGGCCAGAGCACCAGTTTCGGATTCCAGGGCGCCGGTAACAGCAGCGGAACCACCGCCACCTGCACCGCAAGCTGA
- a CDS encoding mycothiol-dependent nitroreductase Rv2466c family protein: MTPTVDFWFDPSCPYTWITSRWIIEAATVRPLDIRWRVMSLSVLNEHREVDPEGDTEGYLWGPVRVCAAVEQRYGQDGLARFYTAYGTRVHGGGEWVEFGEVLSDAGFAEDLAEVAGTHEFDEVVRASHAEGIALVGDHVGTPVVAVEDATGSRVAFFGPVISRIPRGEEAGRLFDGAVLVAGVSGFHELKGRPHAEPQFGG; encoded by the coding sequence ATGACCCCGACGGTGGACTTCTGGTTCGACCCAAGCTGCCCGTACACCTGGATCACGTCACGATGGATCATCGAGGCGGCGACGGTACGGCCACTCGACATCCGCTGGCGGGTCATGAGCCTCTCGGTTCTCAACGAGCACCGGGAGGTCGATCCCGAGGGTGACACCGAGGGATACCTGTGGGGTCCGGTGCGCGTCTGCGCGGCCGTGGAACAGCGGTACGGTCAGGACGGGCTGGCCCGCTTCTACACCGCTTACGGGACCCGGGTGCACGGGGGAGGGGAGTGGGTCGAGTTCGGCGAGGTCCTGTCCGATGCGGGGTTCGCCGAGGACCTGGCCGAGGTCGCCGGGACGCACGAGTTCGACGAGGTGGTCCGGGCCTCGCACGCCGAGGGCATCGCCCTGGTCGGCGACCATGTCGGCACCCCGGTGGTCGCCGTCGAGGATGCGACCGGAAGCCGTGTCGCCTTCTTCGGCCCGGTGATCTCCAGGATCCCCCGTGGGGAGGAGGCGGGCCGCCTCTTCGACGGCGCCGTCCTGGTCGCCGGGGTGTCCGGTTTCCACGAGCTGAAGGGCCGGCCACACGCGGAGCCGCAGTTCGGCGGGTAA
- a CDS encoding helix-turn-helix transcriptional regulator has protein sequence MLRAERAISRRQLAEALQVHYQTIGYLERGEYAPSLYLALRIAAYFQVPVEVVFAIEPFPWIGSAERSERPA, from the coding sequence ATGCTGCGCGCCGAACGCGCGATCTCACGGCGGCAGCTCGCGGAGGCGCTGCAGGTGCACTACCAGACGATCGGGTACCTGGAACGTGGCGAGTACGCCCCGAGCCTCTACCTTGCGTTGCGCATCGCGGCGTACTTCCAGGTGCCGGTCGAGGTCGTCTTCGCCATCGAGCCATTTCCCTGGATCGGGTCTGCGGAGCGGTCCGAACGCCCGGCCTGA
- a CDS encoding ABC transporter permease produces the protein MNPTTHAVRLGLLRGWIEFRQSLTNVGDVVYYVLLAAVFLAVLFFQRNSTVEGTDLSLATVVMPSLLGGLLAFQAMGGAAYSLAAEREDGTLLRAKTIPQGIIGYLSGRVLGLSMGTLPLLILILIPSLLLVDGLASLDASRWLTLVWVFVLGLLATLPLGMIVGSLVKGPRAANTWGIFPTMALVGISGILYPIQSLPVWVQNIAQVFPVYWLGLGTRSVFLPDAAAAVEITGSWRHLETAGVLTAWAIVGLLLAPIVLRRSARRESGSKVQDRQQEAMKRIG, from the coding sequence ATGAACCCGACGACGCATGCCGTCCGCCTCGGGCTGCTTCGGGGATGGATCGAGTTCCGGCAGAGCCTGACGAACGTGGGTGACGTCGTCTACTACGTGCTGCTCGCGGCCGTCTTCCTGGCAGTGCTGTTCTTCCAGCGCAACTCGACGGTCGAGGGCACCGACCTGTCCCTGGCCACCGTCGTCATGCCGAGCCTGCTCGGCGGCCTGCTGGCCTTCCAGGCGATGGGCGGTGCGGCCTACTCGCTGGCAGCCGAGCGGGAGGACGGCACCCTCTTGCGGGCCAAGACCATTCCGCAGGGCATCATCGGCTATCTGAGCGGCCGGGTGCTGGGACTGTCCATGGGTACGCTGCCGTTGCTGATTCTCATCCTGATACCCAGCCTCCTGCTGGTGGACGGCCTGGCGTCGCTGGACGCCAGCCGGTGGCTCACCCTGGTCTGGGTGTTCGTGCTCGGGCTGCTGGCAACCCTGCCCCTGGGCATGATCGTCGGATCGCTGGTCAAGGGTCCGAGGGCGGCGAACACGTGGGGGATCTTCCCCACGATGGCCTTGGTCGGCATCTCCGGGATTCTCTATCCGATCCAGAGCCTGCCGGTCTGGGTGCAGAACATCGCCCAGGTGTTCCCCGTCTACTGGCTGGGACTCGGCACCCGGTCCGTCTTTCTGCCCGACGCGGCGGCGGCCGTGGAGATTACCGGCAGTTGGCGGCACCTGGAGACCGCCGGGGTGCTGACCGCCTGGGCGATCGTGGGCCTGCTGCTGGCGCCGATCGTGCTGCGCCGCTCGGCACGTCGCGAGTCCGGTTCCAAGGTGCAGGACCGCCAGCAGGAAGCCATGAAACGCATTGGCTGA
- a CDS encoding ABC transporter ATP-binding protein, with the protein MASAQNLERAAPTVDPPDEAITIDVRDLRMRYGHKDVLTGVNFHARRGEVVALLGPNGAGKTSTIEILEGFRMRSAGEVRVLGEDPAKGGEHWRARLGIVLQSWRDHGRWRVHELLTHLGEYYRPYSVPGRRRPRDVDELLETVGLRAHARQKVTALSGGQRRRLDVAIGIVGRPEVLFLDEPTVGFDPEARRDFHDVVHRLVDLEDTTVLLTTHDLDEAEKLSDRILILAGGKIVADGSADQLARQVSNRAEVRWSVDGEHFVHSATAVTRFVQDLFRQYGDRVEDLEVRRASLEDTYMAMVRQHEAGRVTEAAESFKEARA; encoded by the coding sequence ATGGCAAGCGCGCAGAATCTGGAAAGGGCAGCGCCGACCGTCGATCCACCCGACGAGGCGATCACGATCGACGTCCGCGACTTACGTATGCGGTACGGACACAAGGACGTGCTCACCGGGGTGAACTTCCACGCCCGACGGGGCGAGGTGGTCGCTCTGCTCGGACCGAACGGAGCCGGCAAGACCAGCACGATCGAGATTCTCGAAGGCTTCCGGATGCGGTCGGCGGGTGAGGTCCGCGTCCTCGGCGAGGATCCGGCGAAGGGCGGTGAACACTGGCGAGCCCGACTCGGCATCGTGCTGCAGTCGTGGCGCGACCACGGTCGGTGGCGGGTACACGAACTGCTCACCCATCTCGGGGAGTACTACCGACCGTACTCGGTGCCCGGCCGCCGACGACCGCGCGACGTCGATGAGCTGCTCGAGACCGTCGGTCTCCGGGCACACGCGCGACAGAAGGTCACCGCGCTCTCCGGCGGCCAGCGCCGCCGGCTGGACGTGGCGATCGGCATTGTCGGGCGACCGGAGGTGCTGTTCCTCGACGAGCCCACCGTCGGGTTCGACCCGGAGGCACGGCGCGACTTCCATGACGTGGTGCACCGGCTGGTCGACCTGGAGGACACCACCGTGCTGCTCACCACCCACGATCTGGACGAGGCGGAGAAGCTCAGCGACCGGATCCTCATCCTCGCCGGTGGCAAGATCGTGGCCGACGGCAGCGCGGATCAGCTCGCACGGCAGGTGTCCAATCGCGCCGAGGTGCGTTGGAGTGTCGACGGCGAGCACTTCGTGCACTCCGCCACCGCCGTGACGCGCTTCGTGCAGGACCTGTTCCGCCAATACGGTGACCGGGTCGAGGACCTGGAGGTACGCCGGGCTAGCCTGGAGGACACCTACATGGCCATGGTTCGCCAGCACGAAGCCGGCCGGGTCACGGAGGCGGCCGAGTCGTTCAAGGAGGCACGGGCATGA